DNA from Parageobacillus thermoglucosidasius:
ATTATCAGGCGGCCAAAAGCAGCGCGTGGGCATTGCCCGGGCATTGGCGACAAATCCATCGATTCTTCTTTGTGATGAACCGACTTCGGCACTTGACCCGCAAACAACGACGTCGATTTTACAGCTGTTAAAACGAGTGAACCAGGAATATGACGTGACGATTTTGATTATAACGCACGAAATGGAAGTGATTAAGCAAATTTGTAATCGCGTTGCCGTTATGCAGAACGGAGAGATTATCGAAGAAGGCACGATTTTAGATATTTTTTCCAAACCAAAAACAGAAACGGCGCGCAATTTTGTTCGTTCGGTGTTAAAAGACGAGATTCCGCAAAGTATTTTCAATATTTTGCAATCTAACGGTAAATTCAGCAAAATTTACAATATGGAATTTATTGGAGAAAGCTCTGGCAAGCCGGTTTTATCGCAAGTTGCAAAATCGTTCGCAGTAGATGTGAACATTTTATTTGGCAGCATCAATGAGTTGCAAGGAGTTCCTTTTGGCAATTTGATTGTTGAGTTGCAGGGGGAAGAAGCAGAAATTGCCCGGGCCTATGATTTTATCGTACAGCAAAATGTGTTGGTGAATGAGGTGGTGCGCAATGGAAGTTAGTGTGGAACTCATTTTGCAGGCGTGCTGGGAAACATTATATATGGTTAGCGTATCGCTCGTATTTGGGTCACTAATCGGTTTGCCTTTAGGCATTTTATTAGTCGTCACCCGCAAAGGTCATATCTTGGAGAACACGCTTATCTTCTCGGTTTTAAATCCGATTGTCAATATTTTGCGATCGATTCCGTTCATTATTTTGCTTGTTGCAATCATTCCGTTTACGAGATTGATTGTCGGTACGGCGATTGGGACAACGGCAGCGATTGTTCCGATTGTGCTTCACATTGGACCATATATGTCGCGCCTGATTGAAAATTCTCTCTTGGAAGTGGATAAAGGAATTATTGAAAGTGCACAAGCGATGGGCGCTACCCCATGGCAAATTATTTTTCGATTTCTTCTGCCAGAGGCGCTGCCTTCTATTGTGTTAAGCATCACAACAGCAACGATTGGTCTCATCGGTGTAACGGCGATGGCAGGAGCCGTTGGTGGCGGTGGTTTAGGTGACTTGGCGATTACGTATGGTTATCAGCGCTTCAGCACCAT
Protein-coding regions in this window:
- a CDS encoding methionine ABC transporter ATP-binding protein, translated to MIEFRNVSKIFKSKTRTVEALKNINLTIEKGDIFGVIGFSGAGKSTLLRMVNLLEKPTSGQIFVDGQDLSKLSEKELRQAKKNIGMIFQHFNLLRSKTVFDNVAMPLKLRKTPKSVIEERVNELLRFVDLSDKANSYPNQLSGGQKQRVGIARALATNPSILLCDEPTSALDPQTTTSILQLLKRVNQEYDVTILIITHEMEVIKQICNRVAVMQNGEIIEEGTILDIFSKPKTETARNFVRSVLKDEIPQSIFNILQSNGKFSKIYNMEFIGESSGKPVLSQVAKSFAVDVNILFGSINELQGVPFGNLIVELQGEEAEIARAYDFIVQQNVLVNEVVRNGS
- a CDS encoding methionine ABC transporter permease encodes the protein MEVSVELILQACWETLYMVSVSLVFGSLIGLPLGILLVVTRKGHILENTLIFSVLNPIVNILRSIPFIILLVAIIPFTRLIVGTAIGTTAAIVPIVLHIGPYMSRLIENSLLEVDKGIIESAQAMGATPWQIIFRFLLPEALPSIVLSITTATIGLIGVTAMAGAVGGGGLGDLAITYGYQRFSTITIVVTVVILVLLVQGVQSLGNLIERKIRRM